In one window of Cytophagaceae bacterium ABcell3 DNA:
- a CDS encoding immunoglobulin domain-containing protein → MIHLYIKAKNKLFLSFIFFASALVSVAQTPVDYNGKLKLVDNQLSSECGNPVQLRGMSTHGPQWYGLCVTEEALDVMQNDWGASIFRLAMYVESGGYLEDPEYWRNWIDNWVDETGRRGMYCMIDWHILSDGNPLTNLEPAKEFWEYMSSKHAGKDHVLYEICNEPNGPEGTWENTKAYAEEIIPIIRANDPETVIMVGTPNWSGTPWDVIGNELEGDLAYNVMYSFHFYSGTHGDRLNDLSNTLSQIPIFATEWGTSAASGDGGFNEEVTNAYMDVFNGNNPAGITVSWCNWSWTHKDETSAALTPGSCDSRDYNSVTQSGELVKYHMQNPENTFLPCTPEPNITSQPQMQIARIGESASFSVSATGEDLNFQWQRDGEDISGATSRNFTIEEVSESDFGEYTVVIYNSHGTTTSTPVQLRMWQEGPYHGAPVQLPGRIQAQDYDIGGQDVSYYDTSPGNTGGAYRDDDVDIEVAMDSEGSYNVGWTEEGEWLNYSVEVTAEGTYDFEFRVASNESDKNFSVELNGETIIETVDVPNTGGWQTWQTITINDVELPEGEHILRIRFNTDAINLNYFDVTTDVVDCNGDMNGTAAIDDCGECAGGNTGIEPGYSCSNPTVTEISNTDQEVLAGDNLTLEVTASGPDPISYQWYKDGSQIEGANESTYTIESATEDDAGVYHVVISNDNGDTQSDDISVTFIPVDCNGDPEGTAEIDECDVCAGGNTGIEPGYSCSEPHIEDPEETEIEVTTGNPFTLEIIASGPEPLSYQWYKEDEPIEGATESTFNVEDARLEDAGIYYVIVSNDNGETRSPDFEVTVNSVDCNGDTNGSAEEDECGVCAGGETGIEPGSSCALPEVEDLSASETEVNEGDPFTLEITASGPGPHTYQWYRNGEPVEGATESTYTVNEASADDKGSYYVVISNENGSTQSNEIDIHVNLYDCNGDLNGTAEIDECDVCAGGETGIDPGSSCLQPEITSFASSDTEVNEGDAFTLEVVSNGTNPLSYQWFLNGTAIEGANESLLTVSNASEDDAGAYHVVVSNEFGEDVSEEIEITINVTDPNVDCNGDEDGTAFIDDCNVCAGGNTGIEPNESCTEPEIEQFTTTSKNVNEGDLFTLEVIASGPGTLSYRWYHNDILIEGADESTYTVENATLNESGSYFVIVSSEYGAERSSSISINVLQEGGSEDCNGDEDGTAFVDDCGVCAGGNTGIEPGETCEEPVIENISSTHVEVTEGESTTLEVTASGPESITYQWFRNGDPINGATASSYTIENADANDAGTYHVEVYNNDISTRSDDIEVIVNPDSRELDCNGDVEGTAFVDECGICAGGNTGIEPGARCPEIISMTSDTEVTIGEPFSFNVSATGSGSFTYQWYKDDEPIEGATDPTYAQEEATEDDAGTYYVVIRSSNGAEIQSTSFEVSTTEPLDCHGTPGGDAYEDVCGNCVGGETGEEAVENEEDCVTSINAGEKISFNIYPNPATSELHVEYGKAGTKHITVYNNLGSLVLEVNGNDIVERLDVSNLPAGIYHLILKSEDDVRQTRFVVQ, encoded by the coding sequence ATGATACACCTTTACATTAAAGCGAAAAATAAACTCTTTTTAAGTTTTATATTTTTCGCTAGTGCCTTAGTTTCAGTAGCTCAAACCCCTGTAGACTATAATGGAAAGCTCAAGTTGGTAGACAACCAATTGAGCAGCGAATGTGGAAACCCTGTACAACTTAGGGGTATGAGTACACATGGGCCACAATGGTATGGACTATGTGTTACAGAAGAAGCCCTGGATGTGATGCAAAATGATTGGGGCGCAAGTATATTCCGTCTGGCCATGTATGTTGAATCAGGAGGTTATCTTGAAGACCCCGAATACTGGCGTAACTGGATAGACAATTGGGTAGATGAAACAGGCAGGCGTGGCATGTATTGTATGATCGATTGGCATATTTTGTCTGATGGTAACCCACTAACCAACCTAGAGCCAGCAAAAGAGTTCTGGGAGTATATGTCTTCCAAGCATGCTGGAAAAGATCACGTACTTTATGAAATTTGTAACGAACCTAACGGCCCTGAAGGGACTTGGGAGAACACCAAAGCATACGCTGAAGAAATAATTCCAATTATACGTGCCAACGACCCAGAAACAGTAATCATGGTTGGTACCCCCAATTGGAGCGGTACCCCTTGGGACGTAATCGGAAACGAGCTGGAAGGGGATCTGGCATACAATGTCATGTATTCTTTTCACTTTTACTCAGGCACACACGGCGACCGCTTAAACGACTTGAGCAATACCCTTAGTCAAATTCCTATTTTTGCTACAGAATGGGGAACCAGTGCCGCTTCCGGTGATGGTGGCTTTAACGAAGAGGTTACCAATGCCTATATGGATGTTTTCAATGGCAACAACCCGGCAGGAATCACAGTTAGCTGGTGTAATTGGAGCTGGACGCACAAAGATGAAACCTCTGCGGCTTTAACTCCTGGTTCATGCGACTCCAGAGACTACAACAGCGTGACCCAATCTGGGGAACTGGTAAAATACCACATGCAAAATCCAGAAAACACTTTCCTTCCTTGTACTCCAGAACCTAATATTACCAGTCAACCGCAAATGCAGATAGCAAGAATTGGCGAATCTGCTTCTTTTTCCGTTAGTGCTACCGGCGAAGATCTAAACTTTCAATGGCAAAGAGATGGCGAGGATATCTCCGGTGCCACCAGCAGAAACTTTACCATAGAAGAGGTAAGTGAATCTGACTTTGGTGAATACACTGTAGTAATATACAACAGCCACGGAACCACTACCAGCACACCGGTTCAGCTAAGAATGTGGCAAGAAGGCCCTTACCATGGAGCTCCTGTTCAATTACCAGGTCGTATACAAGCCCAAGATTATGATATCGGGGGACAAGACGTCTCCTATTACGATACAAGTCCAGGAAATACAGGTGGCGCCTATCGTGATGACGATGTAGATATAGAAGTAGCGATGGACAGCGAAGGCAGTTATAACGTCGGTTGGACTGAGGAAGGTGAATGGTTAAACTATTCGGTGGAAGTTACAGCAGAAGGTACTTATGATTTTGAATTTAGGGTAGCTTCCAATGAGTCAGACAAAAACTTTAGCGTTGAACTCAATGGTGAAACAATTATTGAAACAGTAGATGTACCTAACACTGGCGGCTGGCAAACCTGGCAGACTATAACCATTAATGACGTAGAACTTCCGGAAGGAGAGCACATTTTGAGAATACGCTTCAACACGGACGCTATCAACCTCAACTACTTTGATGTTACTACTGATGTTGTTGACTGTAATGGAGACATGAACGGGACAGCAGCCATAGACGATTGTGGAGAGTGTGCAGGAGGAAACACTGGAATAGAACCGGGGTATTCTTGCTCAAACCCTACAGTAACAGAAATTTCAAATACAGACCAGGAGGTATTGGCCGGTGATAATTTAACACTGGAAGTAACAGCTTCTGGACCAGATCCTATTTCTTACCAATGGTATAAAGATGGATCACAAATAGAGGGTGCTAACGAAAGCACCTATACAATAGAAAGTGCCACCGAAGATGATGCAGGCGTGTATCATGTGGTAATCTCAAATGACAATGGAGACACTCAAAGCGATGATATTTCTGTAACCTTTATACCAGTTGACTGTAACGGAGATCCAGAAGGAACCGCAGAAATAGATGAATGCGATGTATGCGCAGGAGGAAACACTGGTATAGAGCCTGGATATTCCTGTTCTGAACCTCATATCGAAGACCCAGAGGAAACTGAAATTGAAGTGACCACCGGAAACCCTTTCACACTTGAAATAATTGCTTCTGGACCAGAGCCTCTTTCTTATCAATGGTATAAAGAAGACGAGCCAATAGAAGGAGCCACAGAAAGCACATTTAATGTAGAAGATGCACGTTTAGAGGATGCGGGTATTTATTATGTAATTGTTTCAAATGACAATGGCGAAACCAGAAGCCCAGATTTTGAAGTAACGGTCAACAGCGTAGATTGCAATGGGGATACCAATGGTTCTGCCGAAGAAGATGAATGCGGTGTATGTGCCGGAGGTGAGACAGGTATTGAACCAGGGTCTTCTTGTGCACTGCCTGAAGTAGAGGATCTCTCAGCTTCAGAAACAGAAGTTAACGAAGGCGATCCATTTACACTAGAAATTACGGCAAGTGGCCCAGGGCCTCACACTTACCAGTGGTATAGAAATGGCGAGCCTGTAGAAGGTGCAACCGAAAGTACATATACTGTTAATGAAGCTTCTGCTGACGACAAAGGATCATATTATGTAGTAATCAGCAATGAAAATGGAAGCACCCAAAGCAATGAAATAGACATACATGTAAACCTATATGATTGCAATGGAGACCTGAATGGTACAGCAGAAATAGACGAATGTGATGTATGTGCCGGAGGTGAGACAGGCATTGATCCAGGTTCTTCTTGTTTACAGCCAGAAATCACATCCTTTGCTAGCTCTGACACAGAGGTAAATGAAGGCGATGCGTTTACTTTAGAGGTAGTGAGCAATGGAACAAACCCGCTTTCTTACCAATGGTTCTTAAATGGGACAGCCATAGAAGGTGCAAACGAAAGCTTGCTTACTGTAAGTAATGCAAGTGAAGATGATGCAGGAGCTTATCATGTGGTGGTTTCTAATGAGTTTGGAGAAGATGTTAGCGAAGAGATAGAAATAACAATAAATGTTACTGATCCTAATGTAGACTGTAATGGTGATGAAGATGGTACTGCCTTTATTGATGATTGTAATGTGTGTGCAGGAGGAAATACAGGCATAGAACCAAATGAGTCATGCACAGAACCCGAAATAGAGCAATTCACTACCACTTCAAAGAATGTAAACGAAGGTGATCTATTTACCTTAGAGGTTATTGCGAGCGGTCCTGGCACCCTTTCTTACAGATGGTACCATAACGATATCTTAATAGAAGGAGCCGATGAAAGTACATATACAGTAGAAAATGCCACCTTGAATGAAAGCGGATCCTACTTCGTTATTGTAAGTTCTGAATATGGAGCCGAAAGAAGTTCAAGTATAAGCATTAATGTGCTTCAAGAAGGTGGCAGCGAAGACTGTAATGGTGATGAAGATGGCACTGCCTTTGTCGATGACTGTGGTGTTTGCGCAGGAGGAAATACCGGTATAGAACCTGGTGAAACGTGCGAAGAGCCTGTTATAGAAAACATATCTAGTACGCATGTTGAGGTAACGGAAGGCGAGTCAACTACTTTAGAGGTAACGGCAAGCGGTCCTGAATCCATTACATACCAATGGTTCAGAAATGGAGACCCGATCAATGGTGCCACAGCAAGCAGTTACACCATTGAGAACGCTGATGCAAATGACGCAGGAACCTATCATGTAGAAGTGTACAACAATGACATCTCTACAAGAAGCGACGACATAGAAGTAATTGTAAATCCTGACTCCAGAGAATTAGATTGCAACGGAGATGTTGAAGGCACTGCTTTTGTTGATGAATGTGGTATATGTGCTGGCGGCAACACTGGTATAGAACCAGGTGCGAGATGTCCAGAGATCATCAGCATGACATCTGATACTGAAGTAACTATCGGAGAACCTTTCTCTTTCAATGTGTCAGCGACAGGTAGTGGTTCTTTCACTTACCAGTGGTATAAAGATGACGAACCAATAGAGGGAGCAACAGACCCTACTTATGCTCAAGAAGAAGCCACAGAAGACGATGCAGGCACATATTATGTAGTCATCAGGAGCAGCAATGGCGCTGAAATCCAAAGCACCTCGTTTGAAGTCTCTACCACAGAACCGTTAGATTGTCATGGAACCCCAGGCGGTGATGCGTATGAAGATGTTTGCGGAAACTGTGTAGGTGGGGAAACTGGTGAGGAGGCTGTAGAAAATGAAGAAGACTGCGTAACAAGTATTAACGCTGGCGAGAAAATCAGCTTCAACATTTACCCTAACCCGGCAACTTCAGAGTTACATGTAGAGTACGGGAAAGCAGGCACCAAACATATCACTGTGTATAACAATCTTGGTTCACTTGTTTTAGAAGTTAATGGCAATGATATTGTTGAGAGGTTAGACGTATCAAATCTCCCTGCAGGGATATATCACCTGATACTAAAATCAGAAGACGATGTCAGACAGACTAGGTTTGTTGTTCAGTAA
- a CDS encoding immunoglobulin domain-containing protein, whose amino-acid sequence MLLLCLSVGFTSAKAQNLINNGDFEDGFTDWQNLSDGTSSVNFFHETTDTHTGSGAMRVEVIQPGTEAWDAQSIHVGWASVSGQEYTLTFWAKTISSNSSVRIVQQNTSYASRDFDITTEWQQFSWTFVANESNLQLKIHYTDEGTFIFDDFFIEDPLASSTGPRALNVDISEKHQTMVGFGGALTWHCDRITRSARKDEMTQLLFDDLGADMIRFKSWYYPENYPSNKSPQAMEVNWFEPHYTATNELAALAKKYNPNVDLLLCSWGPPSSLKSNDQLEEGTLKKVDGQFIYNEYAEYWSDILDNLPFDPEYISIQNEPGYEDPGWTTTGWRPEETDEYPSYAQGLESVYEKIKDRPYVPKMIGPETENIGVALWDHSQNTYRSMTETVEGKPYLEAYAYHLYNFSSPNNINIDLLNMVRDEFTDKPNFMTEFSSDNYDWLETAHMIQLNLIEANTSAYIYWDMMWDENNDKAMIKVDTQGDYEITPYYHTVKHFSKFVDKGYQRIAIGGGTSTLKVTGFLSPDNTKATFILSNLSDSPETLALEFEDLILGETNAYQSTEGSYFNELGSVNLEEEVEVPGKSLTTITVELETENNVDCNGDPEGTAEVDECDVCAGGNTGIEPGETCKAPIIESISSTHVEIAEGESTTLEVTASGPESITYQWFRNGNLIDGATASSYTIENADTNDAGTYHVEVYNNDISTRSDDIEVVVNTASQEIDCNGDADGSADLDECGICAGGNTGIEPGALCPVITSITSDMEVTIGEPFSLDVSVTGSGSFTYQWYKDDEPIEGATNSTYAQEEATEDDAGIYYVVIRSSNGAETQSTPFEITTSEPLDCHGTPGGDAYEDVCGNCVSGETGAEAVENEEDCVTSVNLSEKGKFNIYPNPATSELYVEYRKAGSKRFAIYNSLGSLVLEANGNNIVERLDVSKLPTGIYHLILHSGDEAKQAKFVIQ is encoded by the coding sequence ATGCTATTGCTTTGCCTAAGCGTAGGTTTCACATCCGCAAAAGCTCAAAACCTTATCAACAATGGTGATTTTGAAGACGGGTTCACTGATTGGCAAAACCTTTCTGATGGCACATCTTCTGTCAACTTCTTTCATGAAACCACAGATACCCATACTGGTTCCGGCGCCATGCGGGTAGAGGTAATCCAACCTGGTACTGAAGCATGGGATGCTCAGTCAATCCATGTGGGTTGGGCATCGGTTTCCGGGCAAGAATACACACTAACATTTTGGGCAAAAACTATATCAAGCAACTCAAGTGTCCGAATCGTCCAACAAAACACCTCATATGCGTCAAGAGATTTTGACATTACCACAGAGTGGCAACAGTTCTCCTGGACATTTGTAGCAAACGAGAGTAACCTACAACTAAAAATACACTACACAGATGAGGGTACTTTTATTTTTGATGATTTTTTTATTGAAGATCCCTTAGCATCGTCCACCGGGCCAAGGGCTTTGAATGTGGATATATCCGAAAAACATCAAACTATGGTCGGTTTTGGAGGAGCGCTTACTTGGCACTGCGACAGAATAACGCGCAGTGCCAGAAAAGACGAAATGACCCAGCTACTATTTGATGACCTAGGAGCTGATATGATTAGGTTTAAAAGCTGGTATTACCCAGAAAACTACCCTTCAAATAAATCTCCGCAGGCAATGGAAGTCAATTGGTTTGAACCACATTATACCGCAACAAATGAACTAGCAGCACTGGCAAAAAAATACAACCCCAATGTAGACCTTTTACTATGCAGTTGGGGGCCTCCTTCTTCATTGAAAAGTAATGACCAGTTGGAAGAAGGCACTTTAAAAAAGGTTGATGGGCAATTTATTTACAACGAATATGCTGAGTACTGGTCTGACATACTGGACAACCTGCCTTTTGACCCAGAATACATCAGTATCCAGAATGAGCCTGGGTATGAAGATCCCGGATGGACTACTACTGGATGGAGACCTGAAGAAACAGACGAATACCCTTCTTACGCCCAAGGTCTGGAGTCGGTTTATGAAAAAATCAAAGACAGGCCTTATGTGCCTAAAATGATAGGCCCTGAAACAGAAAACATTGGCGTAGCACTATGGGATCACAGTCAAAACACGTACAGGTCAATGACTGAAACAGTCGAAGGCAAACCGTACCTTGAGGCTTACGCATACCACCTTTACAACTTCTCCTCCCCTAACAACATCAATATTGACTTATTGAATATGGTCAGGGATGAATTTACTGACAAACCAAACTTCATGACAGAGTTTTCTAGTGATAATTATGACTGGCTGGAAACCGCTCACATGATACAGCTAAACCTTATAGAAGCCAATACGTCTGCCTATATTTATTGGGATATGATGTGGGATGAAAACAATGACAAAGCCATGATAAAAGTGGACACCCAAGGAGATTATGAGATTACCCCATACTATCATACCGTCAAACATTTTTCAAAATTTGTGGACAAAGGCTATCAAAGAATTGCTATAGGGGGAGGAACTTCTACACTTAAAGTAACAGGTTTCCTCAGCCCTGACAATACCAAAGCGACCTTCATCCTCTCCAATTTGAGCGATTCCCCAGAAACATTAGCGCTTGAGTTTGAAGATTTGATACTAGGAGAAACCAATGCATATCAATCAACAGAAGGAAGCTATTTCAATGAATTAGGTTCAGTAAACCTTGAAGAAGAGGTGGAAGTTCCTGGAAAATCACTGACAACAATTACGGTAGAGCTCGAAACAGAAAACAACGTGGACTGCAATGGAGATCCCGAGGGAACTGCTGAAGTAGACGAATGCGATGTGTGTGCGGGTGGTAATACAGGCATAGAGCCTGGCGAAACATGCAAAGCGCCTATCATAGAAAGCATCTCTAGCACGCACGTTGAAATAGCTGAGGGCGAATCCACTACTTTAGAGGTAACGGCAAGCGGCCCTGAATCCATTACATACCAATGGTTCAGAAATGGAAACCTAATTGATGGCGCCACAGCAAGCAGTTACACCATTGAAAATGCCGATACAAATGACGCAGGAACCTATCATGTAGAAGTGTACAATAATGACATCTCAACCAGAAGCGACGATATAGAAGTAGTTGTAAATACTGCCTCCCAAGAAATAGATTGCAACGGAGATGCTGACGGTTCAGCTGATCTCGATGAATGTGGGATATGTGCTGGCGGTAACACAGGTATAGAGCCAGGCGCTTTATGTCCTGTAATTACAAGTATAACTTCTGATATGGAAGTGACTATTGGAGAACCATTCTCTCTTGATGTGTCAGTTACAGGCAGTGGTTCTTTTACCTATCAATGGTATAAAGACGACGAACCTATAGAGGGTGCGACAAACTCTACTTATGCCCAAGAAGAAGCTACTGAAGATGATGCAGGCATTTATTATGTAGTCATCAGAAGCAGCAATGGCGCTGAAACACAAAGCACCCCGTTTGAAATCACCACATCAGAGCCTTTAGACTGCCATGGAACCCCAGGCGGTGATGCCTATGAAGATGTTTGTGGAAACTGTGTTAGCGGGGAAACAGGTGCGGAAGCTGTAGAAAATGAAGAAGACTGCGTAACAAGTGTTAACCTTAGCGAGAAAGGCAAGTTCAATATTTACCCTAATCCAGCCACTTCAGAGCTATATGTAGAATACAGGAAAGCAGGGTCCAAACGTTTCGCTATATACAACAGTCTTGGCTCGCTGGTATTAGAGGCGAATGGGAATAATATTGTGGAGAGGTTAGACGTATCTAAACTCCCTACAGGCATATATCACCTGATACTACATTCAGGGGACGAAGCCAAACAGGCCAAGTTTGTCATTCAGTAG
- a CDS encoding DUF3352 domain-containing protein codes for MKKVSLYVLLPIFSLSCLFYYIFYLSPSDNFRAIYLVPDNAVYIIQSDEPVKSWKKVRSSDMWKHMQQQPYFAELTSSANSLDSLVRDNEMLFDMLGSRSVTVSAHVYAPRKYDFLFIADLEKASKLKFVQDYFTNLGGGGYKITERDYHGHRVYEFYDKEDHSTLYLTFIRNLLVCSYVGKLVEASIDQQEEPVIGRDVNFVEMKQQVSKNGLFNVYVQYSRLNEFMSCYLAGEDEYVNALSNAIFYTGLNVNLQNNQFITKGYTNINDTASSYLKAMLLSGKGNIAAADVIPQRTAYYLSLAVDNFDDFYERFVSLLQENKQDYQEYEDNVNRIEKFLKINIREHFIGWMGNEVAFVQTQPKVNGRENEFSVIIKASDRKDAVENLSFIAKQIRKKTPVKFKEIEYNGYPINYLSMKGMFRLVLGSFFEKLDKPYYTVIDDYVIFSNHPQTLKNIIDDYKSGETLGNSASYKEFFESSFDQSSNVFVYVQPPMLYKGLQGFVSHETWVNIGKNKDYITCFPQLAFQMNEKKEMFETKLVCSFAKPEAKPLFFQANDKQVNVPMRPVSEEEEEDDDSDEIYLDDLDAKKYTETFDNGTLKLKVNIKNGIRHGSYHEYYPDGTIKVKGRYKNDLRDGTFKYYNKNGKLVEKKSFSKGEEVD; via the coding sequence ATGAAAAAAGTTAGCCTTTACGTCCTGCTTCCCATTTTCTCTTTATCATGTTTGTTTTATTACATTTTTTACCTGTCGCCTTCTGATAACTTTCGTGCCATATACCTGGTGCCGGACAATGCTGTGTATATTATACAATCGGATGAGCCAGTGAAAAGCTGGAAAAAAGTGCGTAGCAGTGATATGTGGAAACATATGCAGCAACAGCCTTATTTTGCAGAACTTACCTCTAGTGCCAATAGCTTAGACTCATTGGTCAGGGACAATGAAATGCTTTTTGACATGCTTGGATCCCGGAGTGTGACGGTCTCTGCCCATGTTTATGCACCACGCAAATATGATTTCCTGTTTATTGCTGATTTAGAAAAAGCTAGTAAGCTTAAGTTTGTACAAGACTATTTCACCAATCTGGGTGGGGGGGGATACAAAATTACCGAAAGGGACTATCATGGTCATAGGGTTTATGAATTTTATGACAAAGAAGACCACTCTACCTTATACCTTACTTTTATTCGTAACTTACTTGTTTGCTCTTATGTGGGGAAGCTAGTAGAAGCATCAATCGATCAGCAGGAAGAGCCGGTGATTGGACGGGATGTGAATTTTGTGGAAATGAAACAGCAGGTCAGCAAAAATGGCTTGTTTAACGTATATGTGCAATACTCCCGACTTAATGAATTTATGAGCTGTTATTTGGCAGGCGAGGACGAATATGTCAATGCTTTAAGTAATGCTATTTTCTATACTGGTCTGAATGTTAACCTGCAGAATAATCAATTTATTACCAAAGGCTATACAAATATTAATGATACCGCTAGCTCGTATCTCAAAGCTATGTTGCTGTCAGGAAAGGGTAACATTGCTGCTGCTGATGTAATTCCGCAACGCACCGCTTATTATTTAAGTCTTGCTGTAGATAACTTTGATGATTTTTATGAAAGGTTTGTAAGTCTTCTTCAGGAGAATAAACAAGACTATCAGGAATATGAGGACAATGTTAACAGGATTGAGAAATTTTTGAAAATAAATATTAGGGAGCATTTTATAGGTTGGATGGGAAACGAGGTCGCTTTTGTACAAACCCAACCTAAAGTTAATGGTAGAGAAAATGAGTTTTCTGTTATCATTAAGGCTTCTGATAGGAAAGACGCTGTGGAAAACCTAAGTTTTATAGCTAAGCAAATCAGGAAAAAAACACCTGTAAAGTTTAAGGAGATTGAATATAACGGATACCCAATTAATTACCTATCTATGAAAGGGATGTTCCGTTTAGTGCTTGGTAGTTTTTTTGAAAAGCTTGACAAGCCTTACTATACTGTAATTGATGATTATGTTATTTTTAGTAACCATCCGCAGACATTGAAAAATATCATTGATGATTATAAGAGCGGAGAGACTTTGGGAAATTCAGCATCTTATAAGGAGTTTTTTGAATCTTCATTTGATCAATCGTCAAATGTTTTTGTTTATGTGCAACCGCCTATGTTATACAAAGGACTCCAAGGGTTTGTTTCGCATGAAACGTGGGTTAACATAGGAAAAAACAAAGATTATATCACTTGTTTTCCTCAATTGGCTTTTCAGATGAACGAGAAAAAAGAAATGTTTGAAACTAAGCTTGTCTGCTCTTTTGCTAAACCTGAAGCCAAGCCTTTGTTTTTTCAGGCTAATGATAAACAGGTCAATGTGCCTATGCGGCCAGTTAGTGAAGAAGAGGAAGAAGATGATGATTCTGACGAGATATACTTAGATGACTTGGACGCTAAAAAGTATACAGAAACTTTTGATAATGGTACCCTGAAGCTCAAAGTTAACATTAAAAACGGGATCAGGCATGGCAGTTACCATGAGTATTATCCAGACGGGACCATTAAGGTTAAAGGTCGCTATAAAAATGATTTACGTGATGGTACTTTTAAGTATTATAATAAAAACGGTAAGCTGGTAGAAAAGAAATCTTTTTCGAAAGGAGAGGAGGTAGATTGA